The window TCAGCACTGTAATCGAGAAAACCAACTTCAAGCCGGAAAAGACGGCGGCGATGAAGGTGCCCAAGATCCGGTCATCGGCGAGGATAATTCACATTTCTAACTCCAAACTATCATCATTCGATCCGGCAAGCCCACGCGCTCGTCAGCTTGGTTTATAATTCCCTGGCAATGCGCTTACGGATCCAGGCTTAATCGCAAGTATCCCGTTCGACGTAAAACTGAACCACGAAAGAGGTCTGAGTTGAAATTATTTGTTCCCGGACGTATTTGTCTTTTCGGAGAGCACTCCGATTGGGCCGGCGGATACCGCCGTTTCGACGTAGATATCGAGAAGGGCTATACCCTGCTCACCGGCACCGACCAGGGCATCTACGCTGAAGTCGAACCGCATCCATCCGCTTTGGTTCTCTACTCCACCACGCCAAGCGGTGAGAAGAACGGCCCCTATGAGATTCCGATGGATCCCAAAGCGCTTCTCGAAGAAGCTCAAAAAGGAGGCTATTGGAGCTACATCGCAGGGGTGGCCTATCAGATTCTGATTAACTACCAGGTCCGTGGCCTGATCATCGATAACTACAAGACCGACCTGCCGATCAAGAAAGGCCTGTCATCCAGCGCAGCAATATGCGTCTTGACCGCGCGCGCCTTCAATCGCATCTATGACCTCAAAATGACGATACGCGGTGAGATGGAGCATGCTTATCAGGGCGAGATCACCACGCCCTCCCGCTGTGGGCGCATGGACCAGGGCTGCGCCTACGGGAATCGTCCCATCTTGATGACGTTCGACGGCGACCACCTCGATGTTACCGAACTCCAGGTTCCGGCAAACATGTACTTGGTGATCGTGGATCTGAATGCCGAAAAAGACACCACAGAGATATTGGCTCGACTGAGTCGCGGTTTTCCCTATCCCGAGTCCGAAATCGAACGCGGCGTTCAAGAACTCCTGGGATCGATCAACAAGAGAATCGTGCATGAAGCCGTCGAAGCGCTCACTTCCTCGAACGCCGAACGGCTGGGCGAGTTAATGCATGAAGCGCAAACGGAGTTCGATCGTCTGGCGACGCCTGCCTGCCCGGAGGAGTTAACCGCGCCGGTCTTGCATCGCGCATTGAATCTCGAATCACTCCATCCCTATGTTTTTGGAGGAAAAGGCGTTGGCTCGCAAGGAGACGGCACCGCGCAGTTCATCGTTCGCAGCGAAGCGGACCAAAAAGATGCGATCGAGACCATCGAACGCGAATTGGGATTGTCCTGTCTGCCGCTGACGATACATACCGGAGCGAAGGTGCGTAAAGCGGTGATTCCTGCAGCGGGATTTGGAACACGCCTCTTTCCAGCGACCAAAGCGGCCAAGAAAGAGCTGTTTCCCGTGATCGACCGGGACGGCATCGCGAAACCCGCCATCCTGCTGATCGTTGAAGAAGCGCTCAAAGCCGGCATCG of the Anaerolineales bacterium genome contains:
- a CDS encoding sugar phosphate nucleotidyltransferase, which translates into the protein MKLFVPGRICLFGEHSDWAGGYRRFDVDIEKGYTLLTGTDQGIYAEVEPHPSALVLYSTTPSGEKNGPYEIPMDPKALLEEAQKGGYWSYIAGVAYQILINYQVRGLIIDNYKTDLPIKKGLSSSAAICVLTARAFNRIYDLKMTIRGEMEHAYQGEITTPSRCGRMDQGCAYGNRPILMTFDGDHLDVTELQVPANMYLVIVDLNAEKDTTEILARLSRGFPYPESEIERGVQELLGSINKRIVHEAVEALTSSNAERLGELMHEAQTEFDRLATPACPEELTAPVLHRALNLESLHPYVFGGKGVGSQGDGTAQFIVRSEADQKDAIETIERELGLSCLPLTIHTGAKVRKAVIPAAGFGTRLFPATKAAKKELFPVIDRDGIAKPAILLIVEEALKAGIEEVIIIVQEHDLDAFNALFNEQITIENYNKLPRRFQEYAQQILEIGRRVSFVTQKTQEGFGHAVYCAMDTVGDEPFLLMLGDHLYRSKGESSCAQQLIEAYQKHALSVIGLRRTPEVEIANFGTVTGVWMEEGRDLNITEFAEKPSLDYARSNLRVRGLPDDEYLTAFGLYVIKPQIFDYLEEHITNNVRERGEFQLTSALDRLRQEDGFMGILMDGQRYDIGLPEHYLETLMSFRGEE